TAGGCTTGAAACCTggttctctaagcctcagtttcctcatctcaaaGGGGGtggtagccaggcacagtgattcatacctgtaatcccagcactttgggaggccgaggcaggaggatcgcgaggctgcagtgagccatgattgagccgctgcactccagcctgggtgacagtgagactctgtctcaaaacaaagcgGGCAGGAGGTGGTAATCCACGCCCCGCTTCTCTCCATaggcagccaggagggagacAGAGCAGGGCACACATTGCTGCCCAGCAGCCAGGTAGCTCCCGGAGGGCGGGGCCTCCCACTGCCAAGCTCGAGCCCTTTCTTCCCGAAAGGCGCCTTCTCCTTGGCGGGTACCCACCTGTCAGACCTGCCGTACACATGGGGAGACCGAGGCTCGGGGAGCTTGTGTGATGGTGGGGGGTCCTGCAGGTGCCAGGCTGAGCCCTGTGCCCACAGGTGGTGAGCTTCAGCAGCCTGCGGGCCGACGCCTCAGCTCCCTGGATGGCGCTTTGCGTGCTGTGGTGCTCCGTGGCCCAGGCCCTGCTGCTGCCTGTGTTCCTCTGGGCCTGTGACCGCTACCGGGCCGACCTCAAGGCTGTCCGGGAGAAGTGCATGGCCCTCATGGCCAACGACGAGGAGTCAGATGACGGTGAGGATGGCCTAAGAGTGGCCCCGGGGAGAGAGGTGTCTGGGAGAGGTCACTGGGGTTGGCAAGAAAACGGCTGTCAGGCAACTCCCCTACGGTGACTTCATTCTCAACCACCAGACACCCCCTGTGTCACTCCCAAAAGTACTTGAATGTCCAAGGGACCCAAGCCAGGTTCCCACAGGGCACTCTCCTATCTGGCTTGGCTGCCCTAGGTTCCAAGTAGTGGGATGTTCTGGTTAACAGCAGGGTAGACATGTCTGCAAGTGCTCCAGCAGAGCTCCCGGGCTTATCCCCCAACCTCAGGGATCCCCAGCAAGCTGCCCTGGGGGCTCCTGCAGACCCAGGTCCTGCCTGGATACCATTATCAGCAATACCATGACCCTCCGCCCAGCCCTTGTTCTGTCCAGGCACTGCCAGCCCTTTGTGTTATTTAGTCCTCCCAGGGTCACCTCAGGTCCCACCCCACGTCCTAGATAAGGAAGCAGTCTCAGTGAGTGAGCTCCCTGCCCAGTCTCAACAGCTAAAGGGTGGCATatttgggatttgaacccagaaccCCTCCGCTTCCCTTTTCAGCTAACCAGCCCCCACCTTGTATATGTCTGTTGGGTCAGGGGGTCCCTGAGATTCCCTCCCAGATGCCCCCAAGTTTCCACGGCCCTAAGGCTCTGCCTGCCCCACCACCCCCCGCCACCCtacagagaccagcctggaaggTGGCATCTCCCCGGATCTGGTGTTGGAGCGCTCCCTGGACTATGGCTATGGAGGTGACTTTGTGGCCCTAGATAGGACGGCTAAGTATGAGATCTCTGCCCTGGAGGGGGGCCTGCCCCAGCTCTACCCGCTGCGGCCCCTGCAGGAGGACAAGATGCAGTACCTGCAGGTGAGCACAGGGCTGGGGGAGAGGCCGCACCTGCGGGTGGCGGGGTGTCCTGAcctccctgaggcctctccacTCGGAGCCCATCTCACGCCTTCTGCAGTTGCAGGGGTGGCTGTCACCATCTAAGGACGTGCTGGCCAAAGGCCACACAGCCTGTGTGGGTGGGCCCCAACCGCCACCCCCATGGTCCCTGTCACCTGAATTATCTCCTGCCGGCTCAGTGTCCTCAAGGAGCGCCCTCCCCAACCGACCCCAGCTATCTGGCACAGCCTTGCGGCTCGGAGAGACTGCGCCAAACCTCACGGCTCCCAGCCAGGCTGCCCCGGCGCGCAGCCTGATCCCTGAACCATGGAAGGCCCTTCCCCGGGGTGGAGAAGGGTTTGTCCCCGTTTTCCAGGAGGGCAGCTCCGGGTAAAAGCCAGCCGCGTCCTGACAGGTCCCACCCACGCGGCGCTTCTCCCACGACGACGCGGACGTGTGGGCCGCCGTCCCGCTGCCCGCCTTCCTGCCGCGCTGGGGCTCCGGCGAGGACCTGGCCGCCCTGGCGCACCTGATGCTGCCCGCCGGGCCCGAGCGGCGCCGCGCCAGCCTGCTGGCCTTTGCGGAGGACGCACCACCGTCCCGCGCGCGCCGCCGCTCGGCCGAGAGCCTGCTGTCGCTGCGGCCCTCGGCCCTGGACAGCGGCTTGTGGCGAGCCTGCGACTCACGCCCCGGCAGCCCGCGCCGCCGCCCCGGGCCCGGCCCCCGCTCCGCCTCGGCCTCTCTGCTGCCCGATGCCTTCGCCCTGACCGCCTTCGAGTGCGAGCCACAGGCCCTGCGCCGCCCGCCCGGGCCCTTCCCCGCTGCACCTGCCGTCCCCGAAGGCACCGATCCCGGAGAGGCCCCGACGCCCCCAAGCAGCGCCCAGCGGAGCCCCAGGCCGCGCCCCGCTGCGCACCTGCACGCCGGCTCTCTGCACCCTGGCCTGAGCGCATCGTGGGGCGAGCCGGGGGGCCTGCGCGCGGAGGGCGGCGGCGGCAGCACCAGCAGCTTCCTGAGCTCCCCCTCCGAATCCTCGGGCTACGCCACGCTTCACTCGGACTCGCTGGGCTCGGCGTCCTAGGACCGCCGGCGCCTCCCCACGGACGCCAGTCAGGCCAGGCCGCCCTCCAGGGCCACAGCACCAAAGACGCCCGCCTCCACCCCGCGCGCAGACATTCACCACCCCTCCCAGGGATGAGGGGGCGTTGGCCTCGGCGTTTGTCTTCCGGCTCCCCTCAGCTGGCCTTGTCCCAAGGGCGACGGCTGCACCGAACGACTGCACTGGTACCGCATGTTCC
The genomic region above belongs to Piliocolobus tephrosceles isolate RC106 chromosome 1, ASM277652v3, whole genome shotgun sequence and contains:
- the GPR153 gene encoding probable G-protein coupled receptor 153; the encoded protein is MSDERRLPGSAVGWLACGGLSLLANAWGILSVGAKQKKWKALEFLLCTLAATHMLNVAVPIATYSVVQLRRQRPDFEWNEGLCKVFVSTFYTLTLATCFSVTSLSYHRMWMVCWPVNYRLSNAKKQAVHTVMGIWMVSFILSALPAVGWHDTSERFYTHGCRFIVAEIGLGFGVCFLLLVGGSVTVGVVCTAIALFQTLAVQVGRRADHRAFTVPTIVVQDAQGKRRSSIDGSEPARTSLQITGLVTTIVFIYDCLMGFPVLVVSFSSLRADASAPWMALCVLWCSVAQALLLPVFLWACDRYRADLKAVREKCMALMANDEESDDETSLEGGISPDLVLERSLDYGYGGDFVALDRTAKYEISALEGGLPQLYPLRPLQEDKMQYLQVPPTRRFSHDDADVWAAVPLPAFLPRWGSGEDLAALAHLMLPAGPERRRASLLAFAEDAPPSRARRRSAESLLSLRPSALDSGLWRACDSRPGSPRRRPGPGPRSASASLLPDAFALTAFECEPQALRRPPGPFPAAPAVPEGTDPGEAPTPPSSAQRSPRPRPAAHLHAGSLHPGLSASWGEPGGLRAEGGGGSTSSFLSSPSESSGYATLHSDSLGSAS